Proteins encoded together in one Camelina sativa cultivar DH55 chromosome 9, Cs, whole genome shotgun sequence window:
- the LOC104710644 gene encoding nephrocystin-3-like — protein sequence MDVGESNERGKDDSALQPSPRSPLSSIDLAVDGAMNASIEQLYHNVCEMESSDDQSPSRASFISYGAESRIDLELRHLVGGDVGGDGGGRKKEIVLEKKKEESNGGGSLSEKKPVESHSNGKKVAKTSPTNPKIPGSRISSRKSPDLGKVTEDEESPELGVLLLKQARELVSSGENLNKALDLALRAVKAFEKSVEGEKQHGLNLVMSLHILAAIYAGLGRYNDAVPVLERSIEIPMIEDGEDHALAKFAGCMQLGDMYGLMGQVENSILLYTAGLEIQRQVLGESDARVGETCRYLAEAHVQAMQFDEASRLCQMALDIHKENGAATTASIEEAADRKLMGLICDAKGDYEVALEHYVLASMAMSSQNHREDVASIDCSIGDAYMSLARFDEAIFAYQKALAVFKQAKGETHSSVASVYVRLADLYNKIGKLRDSKSYCENALKIYLKPTPGTPMEEVATGFIEISAIYQSMTELDQSLKLLRRALKIYGNAPGQQNTVAGIEAQMGVISYMMGNYSEAYNIFKSAISKFRNSGEKKTALFGIALNQMGLACVQRYAINEAADLFEEAKTILEKEYGPYHPDTLAVYSNLAGTYDAMGRLDDAIEILEYVVGTREEKLGTANPEVEDEKQRLAALLKEAGRGRSKRNRALLTLLDNNPEIANGQRPVY from the exons ATGGATGTAGGAGAAAGCAATGAGAGGGGAAAAGACGATTCAGCCCTTCAACCTTCACCGAGGAGTCCTCTGAGTTCTATAGATCTTGCAGTTGATGGAGCTATGAATGCTTCTATTGAGCAGTTGTATCACAACGTTTGTGAAATGGAGAGCTCTGATGATCAGTCTCCGTCAAGAGCGAGTTTTATTTCGTATGGAGCTGAATCTAGGATTGATTTGGAGTTGAGGCATTTGGTTGGAGGAGATGTGGGAGGAGATGGTGGAGggaggaagaaagagattgtcttggagaagaagaaggaggagagtaATGGTGGAGGTAGCTTGAGTGAGAAGAAACCTGTTGAGTCTCATTCTAATGGTAAGAAGGTTGCGAAAACGAGTCCAACTAACCCGAAGATTCCTGGCTCGAGGATCTCTTCGAGGAAGTCTCCGGATTTAGGGAAGGTTACTGAGGATGAGGAGAGTCCTGAGCTTGGGGTGTTGTTGTTGAAGCAAGCTAGAGAGTTGGTTTCTTCTGGTGAGAATCTGAATAAGGCTCTTGATCTCGCGCTTCGTGCTGTGAAGGCGTTTGAGAAATCAGTAGAAGGAGAGAAACAACACGGGTTGAATCTGGTGATGTCTTTGCATATCTTGGCTGCTATATATGCAGGGTTAGGGAGGTACAATGACGCGGTGcctgttcttgagcgttctatCGAGATACCTATGATTGAAGACGGTGAGGATCACGCGTTAGCGAAATTTGCAGGGTGTATGCAGCTTGGTGACATGTATGGTTTGATGGGTCAGGTGGAGAATTCGATTTTGCTCTACACGGCAGGTTTGGAGATCCAAAGACAAGTTCTTGGAGAATCTGATGCACGAGTTGGTGAAACTTGTAGATACTTAGCAGAAGCTCATGTTCAAGCAATGCAGTTCGATGAAGCCTCGAGGCTTTGTCAAATGGCGTTGGACATTCACAAGGAAAACGGAGCTGCCACTACGGCTTCTATTGAAGAAGCTGCTGATAGAAAACTCATGGGGCTTATCTGCGATGCTAAAGGAGACTACGAGGTTGCACTTGAGCACTATGTATTGGCGAGCATGGCAATGTCGTCTCAGAATCACAGAGAAGATGTTGCGTCTATAGATTGCAGTATAGGTGATGCTTACATGTCTCTAGCTCGGTTTGACGAAGCAATATTCGCATACCAGAAGGCTTTGGCTGTGTTTAAGCAAGCGAAAGGTGAGACTCATTCCTCTGTTGCTTCAGTTTACGTCAGGCTTGCTGATTTGTACAACAAAATAGGGAAACTACGTGATTCCAAATCGTACTGCGAAAACGCTCTTAAGATTTACCTAAAACCAACTCCGGGAACTCCTATGGAAGAGGTTGCTACGGGTTTTATAGAGATTTCTGCGATATATCAGTCGATGACTGAGCTTGATCAGTCTCTTAAGTTGCTGAGAAGGGCGTTGAAGATATATGGAAACGCTCCTGGTCAGCAGAATACGGTTGCTGGTATTGAAGCTCAAATGGGTGTGATTTCTTATATGATGGGGAACTACTCGGAAGCTTACAACATATTCAAGAGTGCGATATCGAAGTTTCGTAACAGTGGGGAGAAGAAAACAGCTCTTTTCGGAATTGCTTTGAATCAGATGGGACTCGCTTGCGTTCAGCGTTATGCGATCAACGAAGCTGCGGATTTGTTCGAAGAAGCAAAAACTATTCTCGAGAAAGAGTATGGACCGTACCATCCTGATACATTAGCAGTTTATAGTAACCTCGCTGGAACATACGACGCAATGGGAAG GTTAGATGATGCTATAGAGATATTGGAGTATGTTGTTGggacaagagaagagaagctcgGGACAGCGAATCCTGAGGTGGAAGACGAGAAGCAGAGGCTAGCTGCGTTGTTGAAAGAAGCTGGAAGAGGAAGGAGCAAGAGAAACAGAGCACTTCTTACCCTTTTGGACAATAACCCTGAAATTGCAAATGGACAGAGACCGGTTTATTGA